A single region of the Jatrophihabitans sp. GAS493 genome encodes:
- a CDS encoding metallopeptidase family protein — MDLVDPAAFEQMVSVALDGLPPKLGRVMRNVAVTVDQDSPQLGILGLYRGVPLTARTSHYSAVLPDQITIYRHAICAVCRNEQEVVEQVRRTVIHEVGHHFGIGDERLHELGW, encoded by the coding sequence ATGGATCTGGTTGACCCTGCCGCGTTCGAGCAGATGGTGTCGGTGGCTCTGGACGGCCTCCCCCCGAAGCTGGGCCGGGTGATGCGCAATGTCGCGGTCACCGTTGACCAGGATTCGCCGCAGCTGGGCATTCTCGGGCTCTACCGGGGCGTTCCGCTGACCGCGCGGACCTCGCACTACTCAGCCGTGCTGCCGGATCAGATCACCATCTACCGGCACGCGATCTGCGCCGTCTGCCGAAACGAGCAGGAGGTGGTCGAGCAGGTGCGGCGCACCGTGATCCACGAGGTGGGTCACCACTTCGGTATCGGCGACGAACGGCTGCACGAACTGGGCTGGTAG
- a CDS encoding SDR family oxidoreductase yields the protein MRVFVTGASGWIGSAVVSQLLESGHEVVGLARSDAAAATVADLGAEVLRGDLNDLDLLRSGAVDSDGVVHLGYHHDFSQMAEAAQLDRQAIDAFGAVLEGSGRPLVIASGTLGLAPGRVGTEADTPDPGVHPRVANSSAALSYADRGVRSAAVRFAPTVHGPGDHGFIAVLVAIAREKGVAGYIDDGSNRWPAVHRLDAARLVRLAVEQAPAGSVLHAVAEEGIPTRTIAEAIGRGLGVAVESIPAEKADEHFNWIGRFFGADAPAANKVTRELMSWEPTQPGLIADLDEGSYFRTVAG from the coding sequence TGGCCCGCTCTGATGCGGCAGCGGCGACGGTGGCCGATCTTGGTGCTGAGGTCCTCCGGGGCGACCTCAACGATCTCGACCTGCTGCGATCCGGCGCCGTCGACTCCGACGGCGTGGTTCATCTCGGCTATCACCACGATTTCTCCCAGATGGCGGAGGCGGCACAGTTGGATCGGCAGGCCATCGACGCCTTCGGCGCAGTCCTGGAGGGCAGTGGTCGACCCCTGGTCATCGCCTCCGGAACGCTCGGCCTGGCTCCGGGTCGAGTCGGGACCGAAGCGGATACCCCCGACCCCGGCGTCCACCCGCGGGTTGCCAACTCATCCGCGGCACTCTCTTACGCCGATCGGGGCGTACGTTCGGCAGCCGTGCGTTTCGCACCCACCGTGCATGGTCCGGGTGATCATGGATTCATCGCCGTTCTCGTCGCCATCGCCCGCGAGAAGGGCGTGGCCGGCTATATCGACGACGGCAGCAACCGCTGGCCCGCCGTGCATCGCCTCGATGCCGCCCGCCTGGTCCGCCTCGCAGTTGAGCAGGCGCCCGCGGGCTCGGTGCTGCACGCCGTCGCCGAAGAGGGTATTCCGACGCGGACCATCGCGGAGGCGATCGGCCGTGGCCTCGGCGTTGCGGTCGAGTCCATTCCGGCCGAGAAGGCCGATGAACATTTCAACTGGATCGGACGCTTCTTCGGTGCCGACGCCCCGGCCGCAAATAAGGTGACCCGCGAACTGATGAGCTGGGAGCCCACGCAACCCGGCCTGATCGCCGACCTAGACGAAGGAAGCTACTTCCGCACCGTCGCCGGGTGA